AAGTCAGGTCATAGTAACAGAGTTTTCTAGTAGAAAAGCAGGATTTGTTGTTGCTGGTACACGAAGAATTCGGAGAGTCAGTTGGGATAAAGTTTTACCACCATCCAGTGATGCATTTAATACAATCACAGGAATGATGTTAATTGAAAATCAAGACTTTATTTTTATTTTGGATTTTGAAAGAATTTTACTAGATATTGAAAGCAGAAGTGGCGGCCAAGGAACATCATCAATGGCTATAGAATATAATCAGCCTTTACCAACCGGAGGAGGCGGGGCGCAACCTAGTGGTGGAGCACAAGGAGCTGGATCCTCAACCCGCCCATTAATATTAGTTGTTGATGATTCACCAACTGCTCGTCGTGCAATATGTGAACTATTGAGGAGCATGCAACTAGATATTATTGAATATACAAATGCTGAACAAGCTTGGAATGATCTCAATACTGCTGAGGCAGGTTCTGATTTAAGCAAAGTGCAACTCATCGTGAGTGATGTAGAAATGCCAAAATTAGATGGTTATTCTTTTGTAAAACGCATTAGAAACAGTGAAAAGTTAAAGAAAATGCCTATCATTTTGCACTCTAGTTTAACCGGCGACGTAAATAAGGATAGAGCTAAACAAGCTGGAGCAGATGCCTATGTGGGTAAATTAAATAGAAAAGAAATAATAGAAGCATTAAAAGCAGCTCTTCCACCAAGTTGGAAAGGTGCTTCATGAAACCTGAAACACTCACTTTTGCACCAAAACAAATTATTTTTAATGAAGGTGATGCTACAAACGGCATATATCATGTACAAGAAGGTGAAATAGAAATTTATCGCATCAGAGAAAATACTGAAGTTACTCTTGGTACTTTAAAAGCTGGAGATGTTTTAGGAACGATCACTTTATTTTCCAGAGAACCTAGAACAGCTACTGCAAGAGCAATTACTCAAACCGTAGCAGTATTTTACCAAAATGAAGGATTAAGTGAAGCATTTAAGACCTTGCCTGTTTGGAGCCAAGCAGTCATGAAAGATGCTATAAGTAGACTAAAACACGTAAATGAACTTTTAATTTCAACAAAACTAAATGAAAAAAATTTACTCAGAAACATTGGTACTTCACATCATCACTCAGCTCAACTAGCAAATTTACTTGCAATTTTAGCAAGAAAAGCTTGTATTAAAAATGATTTAAATATTTCTATTTTAGTTACCACAGATTTTCTTACCATAGCTGAAAATGTCTTAATGAAACGCTTTCAATATTTAGAAAGTATTTATAAGGCTTTTAATGATTGTGGTTTGATTAAAGAAGTAGAAGACAAAAAGTATGGCAGAATAATTAGTAACCCTAATCCTCAACTTCTAGAGGATTTTGCTGTATTTTCCTTAAATGTTTTTAAAAAAGGTACAAATCTTTTTGTCCCTAAGAAATATCATCCATGGATGTCGGCATTAGCAAGAATTAGTAGGAAAAATAATAATCAAAATAAATTTAAAAGACCTGAAATTGCCATACTTTTACAAACTGATTTAGGCAGACAAGATGGAGAAGTAATGATAGCAGATATGATCCAAAATGATATCATTCATGAAGAAAATGAAATGGTGACGTTCACTCCTTTAAAATTACAAAAAACAGTTGTTTTTGAAAGTCTTTGTAGAATTATAAAAGAAATTAAACCTTAAATTTTATTATACTTGTGAAGAGATTCAATTATTGAAATATACTCTTCCGATAGTTTTTTTAATTGATTTATTTTTTCTATACCAAAATTTTCTGCTAATAAATTAAAATGAGAAAATAAATCATTTATAATTGACTCTTTTAACTCAAATGATTTTGAAGTTGCTTTAATTAAATAAGCTCGCATATCATCAGGATTAATTTCTCTTTCAATCCATCCTTTTTTTTCCATACCTATAATTAATCTTGAAATAGATGGTTTATCTTTCGAAGTGATTCTAGCCAAACAATTTTGATTCACTGGTTGAATATTTTCCCAAACAGCAGTTAAAATTTGCCATTTTTCAGGAGTTAATTGATACTTTTTTAGGGCAGTCAAAAATTCTCTTCTAAGCAACATAGATAATTTATAAATATAAAAATGCGGCGATTCAAATAAAATATGTGGTAACTTTTCCATATTATTTCTTACTTTAATTTAAAATTTGTTTAAAATATTTTACAATAAAAAAGGGTAGTAAAAAAGATAATAATACTCTTAAATAATGCCAATAAATCCATTTGTTAATCAGATAATGAACCTCATTTTTTGAGACAGTTAAATTAAAAAACTGATCATTGATTGGAAAATGAATGGTAAAAGTAATTAGTAAAATTGCGAAAAGTAAAATTAATGGACAGTACACAAAGATTTTTTTTCTATTTTGCCATGTTAAAAAAAGGCAAAGGATGGACATAAGAACTAATAAAGGCGCCATTAAAAAACCCATATTTTTTAAGAGTATTGAAAAATATTGAATTTTTAACGACACGTCACTTAATGCTTGAATAAATTTTAAATCAATAACAGCAATGCTCAAACAGGCTCCTGCATATATTCCAGACAGAATATGAAATGAAAGATAAATTTTATTTGTCAAGGATACAATTCCTTCCGGAGGAAAAACTAGAAAGTTCTAGATAGTTGCACAAACAACTATTCATATAACATTCATTTTTATTTTTTTCAATATTATTAAAAAAAAATAAATTAATCTTTTAACAATAAGAAAATAAAAAATAAAATAAATATATTTTTTTAGTATCTAATTTAAAAATAAAATTTATAAATATATTTTTAATTTCAATAATTGAAATAAAATTAAAACATTAATTTATAAACTCTATAAAATAACATCAAGAAAAATCTAAGTCTATTTATGCAATTATTTTTTTTAATGAAAAATAAAATTTATATATATTAATAATTCATAAAATGTAAATATAATTTAATAATTATATATTTTTAAAATATACTAATAAAAATTACTTATAATTATATTAATTTTATTATATTAGTATTTAGCCTGTTACTTTCGTAGCAATTAATCTAATTTATAAAGGATTTTATAATGACTATTCAAAAAAAATATATTTTTTTATTTGCTATTTTTGTAAATTTATCTTTTTCTTGCAAAAATAAAGAAAAATTAAAAGATTCAAATAAAAATAAATGCAGTATAGAGCTTCTAAATAACAATCAACAAAAAAATAAAATTGTTGATGGATGTTCTTTTAGCAATGATGTTAAAACTGCTTTTCCAGAGGCTAGTGGTGTTGTTTCACTTTCCACTGCATCTGGATTTTGTACAGGAACATTTATTAGCGAACATTTTATTTTAACAGCTGCACACTGTTTTGATTTAAAAAAAATGGGAAGTAGTTATGCTGACTTCATAGATGAAGTGGAAAATACTTATGCTATAACAAGTACAAATCATAATATCTTTAATAGCTTTGATATTCTTAATACAAGCTATAAAACAAAAGCTAAAAATATTATCATTCATCCTTATTACTTACAAAATTGTGCTGATGATAGTAAAGAACATCAGTCTCTTAATAAATGTAATTTTGCTGATTTAGCCTTAGTCTATACTGAAAAAAGTTCACATGAATTAAATGTACTTCCTGTAGGTATTAGCCATAAAAAAGATGATAACGAAGGAATCATCTTTGTAGGCTATGGGAAAACATCGGACAGTGACAACAATATAGTTAGGACAAAAAGATGGGGTTTGGCGCATTTACATAATTTAGATTTTTTATCCTTTATACTTTATGAAATGGAAAATACCGCATTAGGAAGCTATTTCAAAAGCAACATTGTTCCATTTATAACAGAAAACTTTCATGACGATCCTAGATCAATATTTTTATTTGCAGAGGGAAGTGAAAGTGGAATTTGCCAAGGCGATTCTGGTGGACCAATATTTATTAAAGATAAAGATGCTTTTTATACAATTGGAGTAGTGCATGCAAATGAAGGCGAGAAAAATGAGATTTGTAAAAACAAGAAAAGCATAAATACTTACATTGAACCTTATTTAGAATGGATTTTAGAGGAAGCAATGCAAGTAAACGAACAAGTTAATTTCAAAGCAAGAGAAAGTTAGAATATCCTTTTCTCTGAATCAATAAAACAAATTTTAACTGATAAATTTTTTAACCAAATTTACCATGCACATAATCTAAAGATTGTTTGTCCTTTGGATTTGAGAAAAAAGTTTTAGTATCAGAAGCTTCAACAATTTCACCATTTGTCATAAAAACTGTATCATCACTAGCACGCATCGCCTGCTGCATATTGTGGGTTACCATGACAATTGTAAAATCTTTCTTTAGTTCCATAAGCAATTGTTCGATTTTTTGAGTTGAAATAGGATCTAAAGCTGAACAAGGCTCATCAAGTAATAAAATGTCTGGTTTTACAGCAATAGTA
This is a stretch of genomic DNA from Pigmentibacter ruber. It encodes these proteins:
- a CDS encoding chemotaxis protein, producing MVNIGRPMFQVGSNIFELIEFTATKASAVPTSDRKTPILYGVNVAKVREVIRLPTIVPCLTNAPEVLGVFNLRGAPIPAIHLAKALGYNDEVVTPASQVIVTEFSSRKAGFVVAGTRRIRRVSWDKVLPPSSDAFNTITGMMLIENQDFIFILDFERILLDIESRSGGQGTSSMAIEYNQPLPTGGGGAQPSGGAQGAGSSTRPLILVVDDSPTARRAICELLRSMQLDIIEYTNAEQAWNDLNTAEAGSDLSKVQLIVSDVEMPKLDGYSFVKRIRNSEKLKKMPIILHSSLTGDVNKDRAKQAGADAYVGKLNRKEIIEALKAALPPSWKGAS
- a CDS encoding DUF1772 domain-containing protein; protein product: MTNKIYLSFHILSGIYAGACLSIAVIDLKFIQALSDVSLKIQYFSILLKNMGFLMAPLLVLMSILCLFLTWQNRKKIFVYCPLILLFAILLITFTIHFPINDQFFNLTVSKNEVHYLINKWIYWHYLRVLLSFLLPFFIVKYFKQILN
- a CDS encoding S1 family peptidase produces the protein MTIQKKYIFLFAIFVNLSFSCKNKEKLKDSNKNKCSIELLNNNQQKNKIVDGCSFSNDVKTAFPEASGVVSLSTASGFCTGTFISEHFILTAAHCFDLKKMGSSYADFIDEVENTYAITSTNHNIFNSFDILNTSYKTKAKNIIIHPYYLQNCADDSKEHQSLNKCNFADLALVYTEKSSHELNVLPVGISHKKDDNEGIIFVGYGKTSDSDNNIVRTKRWGLAHLHNLDFLSFILYEMENTALGSYFKSNIVPFITENFHDDPRSIFLFAEGSESGICQGDSGGPIFIKDKDAFYTIGVVHANEGEKNEICKNKKSINTYIEPYLEWILEEAMQVNEQVNFKARES
- a CDS encoding Crp/Fnr family transcriptional regulator, which produces MKPETLTFAPKQIIFNEGDATNGIYHVQEGEIEIYRIRENTEVTLGTLKAGDVLGTITLFSREPRTATARAITQTVAVFYQNEGLSEAFKTLPVWSQAVMKDAISRLKHVNELLISTKLNEKNLLRNIGTSHHHSAQLANLLAILARKACIKNDLNISILVTTDFLTIAENVLMKRFQYLESIYKAFNDCGLIKEVEDKKYGRIISNPNPQLLEDFAVFSLNVFKKGTNLFVPKKYHPWMSALARISRKNNNQNKFKRPEIAILLQTDLGRQDGEVMIADMIQNDIIHEENEMVTFTPLKLQKTVVFESLCRIIKEIKP
- a CDS encoding MarR family winged helix-turn-helix transcriptional regulator, which gives rise to MEKLPHILFESPHFYIYKLSMLLRREFLTALKKYQLTPEKWQILTAVWENIQPVNQNCLARITSKDKPSISRLIIGMEKKGWIEREINPDDMRAYLIKATSKSFELKESIINDLFSHFNLLAENFGIEKINQLKKLSEEYISIIESLHKYNKI